The following proteins come from a genomic window of Kocuria palustris:
- a CDS encoding pyridoxal phosphate-dependent aminotransferase: MRKITQSKKLADVRYDVRGPVLEQAERMEDAGHRILRLNIGNPAPFGFEAPDAVLVDMIKNLPNAQGYSDSRGIFSARTAVVQYYQTRGIMNLDVSEVFLGNGVSELITMSLQALCDDGDEILVPSPDYPLWTGATALSGGTPVHYACDEADGWNPDLEDIRAKITPSTRGIVVINPNNPTGAVYSRETLQGIVDLAKEHDLILFADEIYEKITYDGAEMINLASLCGEDVLCLTFSGLSKAYRVAGYRSGWLAITGPNWKAESYLEGLKLLSNMRMCANVPAQHAIQTALGGYQSINDLVLPGGRLKAQRDLAYERLNAIDGVTCEPARGALYLFPKLDVEKFGIEDDERFALDLLKEQKILVSHGSAFNLPTPDHFRLVFLPSVEMLATALDRIEEFLGSYHQVR, encoded by the coding sequence ATGCGCAAGATCACCCAGTCCAAGAAGCTCGCCGATGTCCGCTACGACGTCCGCGGTCCGGTCCTCGAGCAGGCGGAGCGCATGGAGGACGCGGGACACCGCATCCTGCGCCTGAACATCGGCAATCCCGCGCCGTTCGGCTTCGAGGCCCCGGACGCCGTGCTGGTCGACATGATCAAGAACCTGCCGAACGCGCAGGGCTACTCGGACTCCCGCGGCATCTTCTCGGCGCGCACCGCGGTCGTGCAGTACTACCAGACCCGCGGGATCATGAACCTCGACGTCTCCGAGGTCTTCCTGGGCAACGGCGTCTCCGAGCTGATCACCATGTCGCTGCAGGCGCTGTGCGACGACGGCGACGAGATCCTGGTCCCCTCCCCGGACTACCCGCTGTGGACCGGGGCCACGGCCCTGTCCGGCGGCACGCCGGTGCACTACGCCTGCGACGAGGCCGACGGCTGGAACCCGGACCTCGAGGACATCCGGGCCAAGATCACGCCTTCCACCCGGGGCATCGTGGTGATCAACCCGAACAACCCCACCGGCGCGGTCTATTCGCGCGAGACCCTGCAGGGAATCGTCGACCTGGCCAAAGAGCACGACCTCATCCTGTTCGCCGACGAGATCTACGAGAAGATCACCTACGACGGCGCCGAGATGATCAACCTGGCCTCGCTGTGCGGCGAGGACGTCCTGTGCCTGACCTTCTCGGGGCTGTCGAAGGCGTACCGCGTGGCGGGCTACCGCTCCGGCTGGCTGGCGATCACGGGCCCCAACTGGAAGGCCGAGTCCTACCTCGAGGGGCTCAAGCTGCTGTCCAACATGCGCATGTGCGCCAACGTCCCGGCCCAGCACGCCATCCAGACGGCCCTGGGCGGGTACCAGTCGATCAACGACCTCGTCCTCCCGGGCGGTCGCCTCAAGGCTCAGCGCGATCTGGCCTACGAGCGGCTCAACGCGATCGACGGGGTGACCTGCGAGCCGGCTCGCGGCGCGCTGTACCTGTTCCCCAAGCTGGACGTCGAGAAGTTCGGGATCGAGGACGACGAGCGCTTCGCCCTGGACCTGCTCAAGGAGCAGAAGATCCTGGTCAGCCACGGCTCGGCCTTCAACCTCCCCACGCCCGATCACTTCCGGCTCGTGTTCCTGCCCTCGGTGGAGATGCTCGCCACGGCGCTGGATCGCATCGAGGAGTTCCTGGGCAGCTACCACCAGGTCCGCTGA
- a CDS encoding MFS transporter encodes MSTAQTGAQEQGTQRSAWIGLAALMLPVLTVAVTTTTLSFALPDIGADLRPTGTQLLWIVDIYPLILAGLLIPMGTVGDHIGRRRLLMIGAVGFALSSVAGGLSTSPEMLIASRVAVAIFGSMLLPATLSLIRVLFPSDASRRIAIAVWTAGFSAGAALGPIIGGGLLTWFSWHAAILAPVPFCLLFAVLAPLVLPESRDPNPGKLDLISAALAILTMTPIVYGIKTAATAGSLLTAVVTMLMGLAFGTLFVLRQRRLSHPMLELGLFRSGRFSGGVLVNIASNMAQFGFLFFLTQHMQLVVGMDSFTAGLMIIPGMTLAIVSGLVGARWAGTAGPRTVVVTGVLLIAAGYGVIAVFANESWWPLTLGYAVLSLGLGFSTTLSTELVVGSVPPEKSGSASAISETGYELGSVLGTSLVGGIVTGLYQRFLLVPDGFDAESTQAARETLGGAYAIGAQSEGGQRLIDAAGQAYTQAIQMTGIVSTVVLVAFALLILRMLRSPSFTATVDARTGQMSIVPPASTDPED; translated from the coding sequence GTGTCCACTGCCCAGACCGGCGCCCAGGAGCAGGGCACCCAGCGCAGCGCGTGGATCGGGCTAGCCGCCCTGATGCTCCCGGTGCTCACCGTCGCCGTCACCACCACCACCCTGAGCTTCGCCCTGCCGGACATCGGCGCGGATCTGCGCCCCACCGGGACCCAGCTGCTGTGGATCGTGGACATCTACCCGCTGATCCTGGCCGGGCTGCTGATCCCGATGGGCACCGTGGGCGATCACATCGGCCGTCGACGCCTCCTGATGATCGGCGCCGTCGGCTTCGCCCTGTCGTCGGTGGCCGGCGGGCTCTCGACGAGCCCCGAGATGCTCATCGCCTCCCGTGTGGCCGTGGCCATCTTCGGCTCCATGCTGCTGCCGGCCACGCTGTCCCTGATCCGCGTGCTCTTCCCGTCCGACGCCTCCCGCCGCATCGCGATCGCTGTGTGGACCGCGGGCTTCAGCGCCGGAGCGGCGCTGGGGCCGATCATCGGCGGAGGGCTGCTCACCTGGTTCAGCTGGCACGCCGCGATCCTGGCGCCCGTTCCCTTCTGCCTGCTCTTCGCCGTCCTGGCCCCGCTGGTCCTGCCCGAGTCGCGGGATCCCAACCCCGGCAAGCTGGATTTGATCTCCGCCGCTCTGGCGATCCTGACCATGACCCCGATCGTCTACGGCATCAAGACCGCGGCCACCGCCGGGTCTCTCCTCACCGCCGTGGTGACCATGCTCATGGGCCTGGCCTTCGGAACCCTGTTCGTGCTGCGCCAGCGCCGGCTGAGCCACCCCATGCTCGAGCTCGGGCTGTTCCGCTCGGGCCGCTTCTCCGGCGGCGTGCTGGTGAACATCGCCTCCAACATGGCGCAGTTCGGCTTCCTGTTCTTCCTGACCCAGCACATGCAGCTCGTCGTGGGCATGGACTCCTTCACCGCAGGGCTCATGATCATCCCGGGCATGACCCTGGCCATCGTCTCCGGCCTGGTGGGCGCCCGCTGGGCAGGCACCGCAGGCCCCCGCACGGTCGTGGTCACCGGCGTGCTGCTCATCGCGGCCGGCTACGGCGTGATCGCGGTGTTCGCGAACGAGTCCTGGTGGCCGCTGACCCTCGGCTACGCCGTGCTGTCGCTGGGGCTGGGCTTCTCGACCACGCTGTCCACCGAGCTCGTGGTCGGCTCGGTCCCTCCGGAGAAGTCGGGCTCGGCCTCAGCGATCTCCGAGACCGGCTACGAGCTCGGCTCCGTGCTGGGCACCTCGCTGGTGGGCGGGATCGTCACCGGGCTCTACCAGCGCTTCCTGCTGGTGCCGGACGGCTTCGACGCCGAGAGCACCCAGGCGGCCCGCGAGACGCTGGGCGGCGCCTACGCGATCGGCGCCCAGTCCGAGGGAGGCCAGCGCCTGATCGACGCCGCGGGGCAGGCCTACACGCAGGCGATCCAGATGACGGGCATCGTCTCGACGGTCGTCCTGGTGGCCTTCGCGCTGCTGATCCTGCGCATGCTGCGCAGCCCGTCGTTCACCGCGACCGTCGATGCGCGCACGGGGCAGATGTCGATCGTGCCCCCGGCCTCGACGGATCCCGAGGACTGA
- a CDS encoding TetR/AcrR family transcriptional regulator, protein MARKPQARERLLDAFDRIVVDEGERSATLEAVAARAGVSKGGLLYHFSTRQDLADASVERMQRLSEDGTQAMEASAEGPARAYLRSSLWADTPLDRSILTTSRLVQSGDQGAREAMLSLEARWYRMLEAELGDPVAAQAVLHMGDGLYQNAALGILADRAQDREAVMEQLLEALERLRPSG, encoded by the coding sequence GTGGCACGCAAGCCCCAGGCCCGGGAGCGGCTCCTCGACGCCTTCGACCGGATCGTCGTGGATGAGGGGGAGCGCTCGGCGACCCTCGAGGCCGTCGCGGCGCGCGCCGGGGTCTCCAAGGGCGGGCTGCTCTACCACTTCTCCACGCGCCAGGACCTGGCAGACGCCTCCGTCGAGCGGATGCAGCGCCTCTCGGAGGATGGGACGCAGGCCATGGAGGCCTCCGCCGAGGGGCCGGCGCGTGCATACCTGCGCTCCTCCCTGTGGGCCGATACGCCGCTGGACCGCTCGATCCTCACGACCTCGCGACTGGTGCAGAGCGGCGATCAGGGTGCGCGGGAGGCCATGCTGAGCCTCGAGGCCCGCTGGTACCGGATGCTCGAGGCCGAGCTGGGTGATCCCGTGGCCGCCCAGGCCGTGCTGCACATGGGCGACGGGTTGTACCAGAACGCCGCGCTCGGGATCCTGGCGGATCGGGCGCAGGACCGAGAGGCGGTCATGGAGCAGCTGCTCGAGGCGCTCGAGCGGCTGCGCCCGAGCGGCTGA
- a CDS encoding exodeoxyribonuclease VII small subunit produces MTETTPSSPGAAPDLSDIESMGYEQAREELVATVSKLEAGGTALEESLALWERGEALANRCEQWLDGARDRLDAARARRESVDDQD; encoded by the coding sequence ATGACCGAGACCACCCCGTCCTCCCCCGGTGCCGCCCCGGACCTCTCCGACATCGAGTCCATGGGCTACGAGCAGGCCCGCGAGGAGCTCGTGGCCACCGTGTCCAAGCTCGAGGCCGGCGGCACCGCGCTGGAGGAGTCGCTGGCGCTGTGGGAGCGCGGCGAGGCCCTGGCCAATCGCTGCGAGCAGTGGCTCGACGGCGCCCGGGACCGCCTGGACGCCGCCCGCGCGCGCCGCGAGAGCGTCGACGACCAGGATTGA
- the xseA gene encoding exodeoxyribonuclease VII large subunit, producing the protein MTEQPPAGDQRPAPAPRAGLTTPENPWPLRLLAENLHAYIARCDPTWVEGQIIEINERPRVTFLTLRDVDQEISVPVTLFPREMQALETPLEKGMRVVAQVRPDYWTKTGRLSMIGHGVRPVGLGDLLVRIEQLRRALAEEGLFDAERKRPIPQLPQRVGLITGRNSDAEKDVVRNASLRWPSVQFEIRNVAVQGTASAGQVMGALAELDAHPDVDVIIIARGGGAFEDLLPFSDERLLRAVADATTPVISAIGHENDQPLMDHVADVRASTPTDAGKRVVPDLVEEKANVARARAVLDRAVTQFLDREQRALESIRSRPVLDQPEGMILVREEDIDRLRERSQRTTAHRIERDRTAIEQMKLRVRALSPQETLNRGYAVVQDDSGAVVRGTDQVAVDDELTVRLAAGELSVRTLELSERRPGQLRDD; encoded by the coding sequence ATGACGGAACAGCCCCCCGCCGGCGATCAGCGACCGGCCCCCGCCCCGCGCGCGGGGCTGACCACGCCGGAGAACCCGTGGCCGCTGCGGCTGCTGGCCGAGAACCTCCACGCGTACATCGCCCGCTGCGATCCCACCTGGGTCGAGGGCCAGATCATCGAGATCAACGAGCGCCCGCGCGTCACCTTCCTGACCCTGCGCGACGTCGACCAGGAGATCTCGGTCCCCGTGACCCTGTTCCCGCGCGAGATGCAGGCGCTGGAGACCCCGCTTGAGAAGGGCATGCGGGTCGTCGCGCAGGTCCGCCCGGACTACTGGACCAAGACCGGGCGACTGTCGATGATCGGCCACGGCGTGCGCCCGGTGGGGCTGGGCGACCTGCTGGTGCGCATCGAGCAGCTGCGCCGCGCGCTGGCCGAGGAGGGCCTGTTCGACGCCGAGCGCAAGCGCCCGATCCCCCAGCTGCCCCAGCGCGTCGGGCTGATCACCGGGCGCAACTCGGATGCCGAGAAGGACGTCGTGCGCAACGCGTCCCTGCGGTGGCCGTCGGTGCAGTTCGAGATCCGCAACGTCGCCGTGCAGGGCACGGCCTCCGCCGGCCAGGTCATGGGCGCGCTCGCCGAGCTCGACGCCCACCCGGACGTCGACGTCATCATCATCGCCCGCGGCGGCGGCGCCTTCGAGGACCTGCTGCCGTTCAGCGACGAGCGCCTGCTGCGCGCCGTCGCCGATGCCACCACCCCCGTGATCTCGGCGATCGGGCACGAGAACGACCAGCCGCTGATGGATCACGTGGCCGACGTCCGCGCCTCCACGCCCACCGACGCCGGCAAGCGCGTGGTCCCGGACCTCGTGGAGGAGAAGGCGAACGTCGCCCGCGCCCGAGCGGTGCTGGATCGCGCGGTGACCCAGTTCCTCGACCGGGAGCAGCGAGCCCTGGAGTCGATCCGCTCCCGCCCCGTCCTGGACCAGCCGGAAGGCATGATCCTGGTGCGCGAGGAGGACATCGACCGCCTGCGCGAGCGCTCCCAGCGCACCACCGCCCACCGGATCGAACGGGACCGCACCGCGATCGAGCAGATGAAGCTCCGGGTGCGCGCGCTGTCGCCGCAGGAGACCCTCAACCGCGGCTACGCCGTAGTCCAGGATGACAGCGGCGCCGTGGTGCGCGGCACCGATCAGGTGGCCGTGGACGACGAGCTCACGGTGCGCCTGGCCGCAGGCGAGCTGTCGGTGCGGACCCTCGAGCTCTCCGAGCGCCGCCCCGGACAGCTCCGCGACGACTGA
- a CDS encoding 4-hydroxy-3-methylbut-2-enyl diphosphate reductase, whose product MSAPVALSMPVVPRVRRSPEEVAAAAPVEGDKKVLLASPRGYCAGVDRAVIAVEKALEHYGAPVYVRKEIVHNKHVVQTLEADGAVFVEDVDEVPEGSLLVFSAHGVSPAVVSSAADRGLQTIDATCPLVTKVHREAVRFAKQGRQILLIGHVGHEEVEGTYGEAPDRTIIVNGPEDVATLEVEDPDNLVWLSQTTLSVDETLEIVTALRERFPNLQDPPSDDICYATSNRQGAIKEIAPQTDLVIVVGSPNSSNSVRLKEVAAEYGAARAERVDNANEVDESWFEGVRTVGVTSGASVPEVLVRDVMALLADYGYADVEEVVTAEEDILFSLPKELRARLTADGDASRSLGGRGARPAR is encoded by the coding sequence ATGTCCGCACCCGTCGCTCTCTCCATGCCCGTCGTCCCCCGCGTGCGCCGCTCTCCTGAGGAGGTCGCGGCGGCAGCGCCCGTCGAAGGGGACAAGAAGGTCCTGCTCGCCTCCCCGCGCGGCTACTGCGCCGGCGTGGACCGGGCCGTGATCGCGGTTGAGAAGGCGCTGGAGCACTACGGCGCGCCGGTGTACGTGCGCAAGGAGATCGTGCACAACAAGCACGTGGTCCAGACCCTCGAGGCGGACGGCGCGGTGTTCGTGGAGGACGTCGACGAGGTCCCGGAGGGCTCGCTGCTCGTGTTCTCCGCCCACGGCGTCTCCCCGGCGGTCGTGAGCTCGGCCGCCGATCGCGGCCTGCAGACCATCGACGCCACCTGCCCACTGGTGACCAAGGTGCACCGCGAGGCCGTGCGCTTCGCCAAGCAGGGCCGTCAGATCCTGCTCATCGGCCACGTGGGCCATGAGGAGGTCGAGGGCACCTACGGCGAGGCCCCGGACCGCACGATCATCGTCAACGGCCCGGAGGATGTGGCGACGCTCGAGGTCGAGGACCCCGACAACCTCGTGTGGCTGTCGCAGACCACGCTGTCCGTGGACGAGACCCTCGAGATCGTCACCGCCCTGCGCGAGCGCTTCCCGAACCTGCAGGATCCGCCCTCCGACGACATCTGCTACGCGACCTCCAACCGCCAGGGCGCGATCAAGGAGATCGCGCCGCAGACGGATCTGGTGATCGTGGTCGGCTCGCCGAACTCGTCGAACTCCGTGCGCCTCAAGGAGGTCGCCGCCGAGTACGGCGCGGCTCGCGCCGAGCGCGTGGACAACGCGAACGAGGTGGACGAGTCCTGGTTCGAGGGCGTGCGCACCGTGGGCGTGACCTCGGGGGCCTCTGTGCCGGAGGTCCTGGTCCGTGACGTCATGGCCCTGCTGGCCGATTACGGCTACGCCGACGTGGAGGAAGTCGTCACGGCCGAGGAGGACATCCTCTTCTCGCTTCCCAAGGAGTTGCGTGCGCGTCTGACGGCAGACGGCGACGCCTCCCGCAGTCTCGGCGGCCGGGGCGCACGCCCGGCCCGCTGA
- a CDS encoding type IV toxin-antitoxin system AbiEi family antitoxin domain-containing protein, producing MKQGEALLALDELVAAQWGLVTSAQARAAGVPAMTLSRLVKGGHLVRVAHGVYRDGGASAPEHEELRAAWLATEPADPAWRRLQNRPWGAVVSGASAAVVHGIADFRPVAMELTVAGRKQTQRRDLRYRCRELPAQDVTLRDGLPVTTRERTIADLVEAREDLSTVADALRDAVRRSELDTERLTQLLAPLAARNGHAAGDGEGLLDDLLSLAGLDLETTAAEIAAVPALGNMVIANRAWTEATRRMTEMMEESMAQAFPGHQYEAAIRSAVRASAEAMAPVRAARLEIQRSMQPVLAQLRDVQAAGALARSKAVQELVGQPIAGRSPEERGPQPPEDE from the coding sequence ATGAAGCAGGGTGAAGCTCTTCTGGCTCTCGACGAGCTCGTGGCTGCCCAGTGGGGGCTCGTGACGTCAGCTCAGGCCCGCGCTGCCGGCGTGCCAGCGATGACCCTGTCCCGCCTGGTCAAAGGCGGGCACCTGGTCCGCGTGGCTCACGGGGTCTACCGGGACGGCGGGGCGTCGGCCCCAGAGCACGAGGAGCTGCGGGCAGCCTGGCTGGCCACCGAGCCTGCCGACCCGGCATGGCGGCGGCTGCAGAACCGCCCCTGGGGTGCTGTGGTCTCCGGTGCCTCAGCTGCGGTCGTGCACGGCATCGCGGACTTCCGGCCGGTGGCCATGGAGCTCACGGTGGCCGGTCGCAAGCAGACGCAGCGTCGAGACCTCCGGTACCGCTGCCGCGAGCTGCCCGCCCAGGACGTGACGCTTCGCGACGGTCTGCCGGTGACAACCCGCGAGCGCACCATCGCGGACCTCGTCGAGGCACGGGAGGACCTGAGCACCGTCGCCGATGCGCTCAGGGACGCTGTGCGCCGATCCGAGCTGGACACGGAGCGGCTGACTCAGCTCCTGGCGCCGCTGGCTGCACGCAACGGTCACGCGGCCGGCGATGGAGAAGGTCTGCTGGATGACCTGCTGAGTCTGGCAGGGCTGGATCTGGAGACGACGGCTGCAGAGATCGCCGCAGTGCCGGCGCTCGGAAACATGGTCATTGCGAATCGAGCGTGGACCGAAGCGACGCGTCGCATGACCGAGATGATGGAAGAGTCCATGGCGCAAGCTTTCCCGGGGCACCAGTACGAGGCGGCAATCAGATCCGCTGTGCGGGCCTCGGCCGAGGCGATGGCCCCGGTGCGAGCAGCTCGTCTCGAGATCCAGCGATCGATGCAGCCTGTGCTGGCACAGCTGCGGGATGTGCAGGCGGCCGGAGCGCTCGCGCGTTCGAAGGCGGTCCAGGAGCTGGTTGGGCAGCCCATTGCGGGCCGATCGCCGGAGGAGCGCGGTCCACAGCCGCCTGAGGACGAATAG
- a CDS encoding nucleotidyl transferase AbiEii/AbiGii toxin family protein gives MSQERYSSPRAVEAAIKSAAQKAHAEDPSLDVAERIRLEYFDRFLSRIFASPDDDRWVLKGGASLLARVASARSTTDIDLLRRGVTLDAAVEELRKQAETEIDDLFMFEYVGRTTALEGTQQVYTEGCRVTFDVYIGATGKGSIHVDLVVGAVITDETESRRPAHSLGIQRLPHASDYRLYPLTDQIADKVCATLSLYQGRPSSREKDLVDLVLIATTQSIAGERLERALTREAAVRGLVLPEHFTVPGSWGPRYAKLAKSVPACRDHTDVHVAQDLVRQLIDPAVARLTASARWDPESLAWTGTQSSTAG, from the coding sequence ATGAGTCAAGAGCGCTATTCATCCCCACGGGCCGTCGAGGCGGCCATCAAGAGCGCCGCGCAGAAGGCTCATGCGGAAGACCCGTCGCTGGATGTGGCTGAGCGCATTCGCTTGGAGTACTTCGATCGCTTCCTGAGCAGGATCTTCGCTTCGCCCGACGATGACAGATGGGTCCTCAAAGGAGGTGCGAGTCTGCTCGCCCGGGTCGCATCGGCCAGATCGACAACTGACATCGACCTTCTCCGGCGCGGCGTCACGCTCGATGCGGCCGTGGAAGAGCTGAGGAAACAGGCAGAGACGGAGATCGACGACCTCTTCATGTTCGAATACGTCGGCAGGACCACGGCCCTCGAAGGGACTCAACAGGTCTACACAGAGGGCTGCCGGGTCACCTTCGACGTGTACATCGGCGCCACCGGCAAGGGCTCCATCCATGTCGACCTCGTCGTAGGAGCTGTCATCACGGACGAGACAGAAAGCAGAAGGCCGGCTCATTCACTCGGGATCCAGAGGCTTCCCCACGCGAGCGACTATCGGCTCTATCCGCTGACAGATCAGATCGCGGACAAGGTCTGCGCCACGCTGTCGCTCTATCAGGGGAGGCCTTCGAGCCGTGAGAAGGACCTGGTCGACCTGGTGCTCATCGCCACGACGCAGAGCATCGCCGGAGAGAGGCTGGAGCGCGCACTGACCAGGGAGGCGGCAGTCCGTGGACTCGTTCTCCCGGAGCACTTCACGGTGCCGGGCAGCTGGGGCCCGAGATACGCGAAGCTCGCAAAGAGTGTGCCTGCATGTCGAGATCACACGGACGTCCACGTGGCCCAGGACCTGGTGCGTCAGCTCATCGATCCGGCCGTCGCGCGCCTGACAGCGTCGGCGCGGTGGGACCCAGAGAGTCTCGCGTGGACGGGGACTCAGAGCTCAACGGCCGGATGA
- the rmuC gene encoding DNA recombination protein RmuC: protein MEQTSSLGIVLPLLLFVAGAVAGLAVGWLLASRRAAGGADARELESMRQDNAELQRRLAAAQESSRLQTERVAALEERSAQDQDVLTALAPLADRLRGVQEHVTRLEKDRSQQFGEVSRALEQAREADAELQRVTGTLAGSLRSNSARGTWGEVQLRRVVEAAGMLRHVDFQEQVHVQTEDGAHRPDMVVKLPGGQRLIVDAKAPMTSYLRAQDLGHDGSEQTLAARTKLLKGHADALRAHVDALGSKKYWTSTVGSPELVLCFVPVESALSAALEADPSLLDHAAARSVALVSPVSLLASLKAVAFSWRQESLAQDASQLLQLSRDLYDRLGTVGGHLSAMGGSIRRSVESYNKLVGSLETRVLPTARRLNDLDVTAPADDRLETATVESTPRAITAPELLADTQESHDSSGR, encoded by the coding sequence ATGGAACAGACCTCCTCGCTCGGCATCGTCCTCCCCCTGCTGCTCTTCGTCGCGGGTGCGGTGGCCGGGCTGGCCGTGGGCTGGCTGCTGGCCTCCCGTCGTGCGGCCGGTGGAGCGGACGCCCGGGAGCTCGAGAGCATGCGGCAGGACAACGCCGAGCTGCAGCGCCGCCTTGCTGCGGCCCAGGAGAGCTCCCGGCTGCAGACGGAGCGCGTGGCGGCGCTGGAGGAGCGCTCCGCCCAGGACCAGGACGTCCTCACCGCACTGGCGCCGCTGGCCGATCGGCTGCGCGGGGTCCAGGAGCACGTGACCCGGCTGGAGAAGGATCGCTCGCAGCAGTTCGGGGAGGTTTCCCGGGCGCTCGAACAGGCGCGGGAAGCGGACGCCGAGCTGCAGCGCGTCACGGGAACACTGGCCGGATCCCTGCGCTCCAACTCCGCCCGCGGCACCTGGGGCGAGGTCCAGCTGCGCCGCGTGGTGGAGGCCGCGGGGATGCTGCGCCACGTCGACTTCCAGGAGCAGGTCCACGTGCAGACCGAGGACGGCGCGCACCGTCCGGACATGGTCGTGAAGCTGCCCGGGGGGCAGCGGCTGATCGTGGATGCCAAGGCCCCCATGACCTCGTACCTGCGCGCCCAGGACCTCGGCCACGACGGCTCGGAGCAGACCCTCGCCGCCCGGACCAAGCTGCTCAAGGGCCATGCCGATGCCCTGCGAGCGCACGTGGACGCCCTGGGCTCCAAGAAGTACTGGACCTCGACCGTCGGCTCCCCCGAGCTCGTGCTGTGCTTCGTGCCCGTGGAGTCGGCGCTGTCGGCCGCGCTGGAGGCGGATCCCTCGCTGCTGGATCATGCTGCGGCGCGCAGCGTGGCCCTGGTGTCGCCGGTGTCCCTGCTGGCCTCGCTCAAGGCGGTCGCCTTCTCCTGGCGCCAGGAGTCGCTGGCCCAGGACGCCTCGCAGCTGCTGCAGCTGTCGCGGGACCTCTACGACCGGCTCGGCACCGTGGGCGGGCACCTCAGCGCCATGGGCGGGTCCATCCGCCGTTCCGTGGAGAGCTACAACAAGCTCGTGGGCTCGCTCGAGACCCGCGTGCTGCCCACGGCTCGTCGGCTCAACGACCTGGATGTCACGGCACCGGCCGACGACCGCCTGGAGACGGCCACGGTCGAGTCCACCCCGCGAGCGATCACCGCCCCGGAGCTGCTGGCAGATACCCAGGAATCGCATGACTCATCCGGCCGTTGA
- a CDS encoding response regulator transcription factor: MTEKIRLLLADDQALVRGALAALLALEGDLEIVAQTGSGTEVVDLAREHRADVALLDIEMPGLDGIETAAALRDAGIGCRSLIVTTFGRPGYLRRALEAGASGFVVKDTPAEQLAAAVRTVHGGGRVIDPSLAEESLITGGSPLTERERDVLRIALDGASVKEMAARLHLSQGTVRNHLSSAIGKTHTANRAAAARAAQDNGWL; this comes from the coding sequence ATGACCGAGAAGATCCGCCTGCTGCTGGCCGATGACCAGGCGCTGGTCCGCGGCGCCCTGGCCGCGCTGCTGGCGCTCGAGGGGGACCTGGAGATCGTGGCCCAGACTGGCTCGGGAACGGAGGTCGTGGACCTGGCGCGCGAGCACCGGGCCGACGTGGCGCTGCTGGACATCGAGATGCCCGGGCTCGACGGCATCGAGACCGCCGCCGCCCTGCGGGACGCGGGGATCGGGTGCCGCAGCCTCATCGTCACCACGTTCGGGCGCCCCGGGTACCTGCGCCGGGCGCTGGAGGCCGGGGCGAGCGGATTTGTCGTCAAGGACACACCCGCCGAGCAGCTTGCCGCCGCGGTGCGCACCGTCCACGGCGGCGGGCGCGTGATCGACCCCTCCCTGGCCGAGGAATCGCTGATCACCGGCGGCAGCCCTCTGACCGAGCGCGAACGCGACGTCCTGCGCATCGCCCTTGACGGCGCCTCCGTGAAGGAGATGGCCGCCCGCCTTCACCTGTCCCAGGGCACGGTGCGCAACCACCTGTCCTCGGCGATCGGCAAGACGCATACGGCCAATCGCGCCGCGGCAGCACGGGCGGCGCAGGACAACGGGTGGCTCTAG